Part of the Puntigrus tetrazona isolate hp1 chromosome 10, ASM1883169v1, whole genome shotgun sequence genome is shown below.
TACAGAACTGTAGAGTGGGCGGTAGATGGGTTGGTCGTCTGATCCTCTGATCCAGACACTGTATAAATTAAAAGAGGAGAGCAGAACAAAGAGAGAGTAGAACAAACTCCTGAAAGGAGGAGACTCACTCATGGCCTATGAGACAGAGGATCATGAGACTCAATACTGCTTTCCTGCCATCAACTCTTCATGTATCAAGGAAAAACGCTCcagttattattactattttatgtacacatttttttcacttcTGTCAGGAGGtactgtgtttctgaatctgctggtgatcatctccatctctcacttcaAGAAGCTTCACACTCCAACCAACCTgatcattctctctctggctgtggCTGACATGCTCGTTGGACTTATTGTCATGCCTATAGAGGCTATCAAGTTGATTGAGACGTGCTGGTACTTCGAAGACACTTTCTGTAGACTGTTTATGTTAATCCTGGGATTGCTCCTCTCAGCATCTCtcagtaatttagttttaattgctgttgatCGTTATGTGGCTGTGTGTCACCCTTTAAAGTACCCACAGAAAATAACCATGACTAGAATGTTGATTTTTGTCTGTCTTTGCTGGTTTGTTTCTTCAGCCTATAATATTGCAATCGTAATAAGTATCCCACATAGAACAGATCTGTGTTATGGTGAATGTATTATTATGCTTACGTTTGAATGGAGAGTAACTGATTTAATATTCTCCTTTCTGTTTCCTTGTACCCTGATTATAACTTtacatttaagaatattttatgtTGCACAAAAGCAAGTGAAAGTCATAAACTCTCTGATGAAGAGTGGTAAATCTGTAACGGAAGGTTCAGTGAAGAGGAAATCTGAGAGTAAAGCTGCTGTGACATTAGGGATCATTGTGGCAATTCATCTGCTTTGCTGGATTCCATACTATATCTTGACTCTAACTGAAAACGCAGCAATCCCACCCACCATTTTCTATTGTCTAATATGGATCTTTTATGTTAACTCATGTCTGAATCCTCTTATCTATGCTTTATTTTACCCCTGGTTTAGAAAATcagttaaacacattttaacttTTAGAATTTTTCAGACAGCATCCTCTCGAGTCAATATTTTTACACATCAACAATTTTGAAAACAAtgtgcaaaaaagtaaaaattccTTAAAAAGTGCAACATTGATCAATTGTGCAGTTTAGAGctagtaattattttaaatctacatCTAATTATGTGCagaattataaaacatttattagcaatatatgtttttaatttttcatttctgtcttGACAAAAATCTGTTACATTCTGTAACTCAACTTGTCAACAATCTTGATcatgtttttatacataatactatttgtaattattacatatatacatgtgcatcttaaatttgattttaacaactgagaaataaaaaaaataatttagtgaCAATGTTACATCGCTTTACTCAGCATCACAAagcaatcatttaaaatgtaattcttcacaagaatttaaatgaaaacttttattgcCGGCAAGTAAGTAGTGGCAACTAAATTGAAGTTTCCACTGTCAAGATCGAGGGTTCTTGGTGGAGATCAACAAAGGTAATCAGTACCACTGAGGAGTACTATATAGGATATAGTGTGGTTTACTGCAGTGAACAGGTGACAATGTTCAGAATTCTGGCTATTCGGGTGGAGACGAGTAACTAAAGCCGTGACTCCCTGACATCCACATTCTCTAAAAAGGCAATATTTGGTGCTCACATTGATAGAAGTGATGCATCCCAAACTGTCCACACAAGTGGGCACTATAAAAAGAATCAAAACTTTGAAGTCTTGAGGTTTACTGAACTTGAAAGGTTTCAAAAAGAtgatacaataataataataatttgaaaaaaaataaattatatcccTTACAAGAAACACCTGCATCCAATATGTCAAATTAATTCTGCATTAAAATCTTCCCATGCCATCTGCCAAGAAGGTTCTTAATAAACTGACAGTAAAagaaattactaataaaatgatgctaataaaacactatttttCTTAGAAAAGTCATTTGAAGAACTATTTGTGTAGGGCCCTATGAAATCATTTTCCCCTTTACATTCTGTTTTAGCAATTTACTATAAAGATCCTATCTATGCCATCTGGTCCTATATGGTTTAATTCAATATTAGTAGTCTGAGCTAGCAGAATAGCAGCACCTTTCTTCCTAACATCTTTTTCATAGACTGGGGAAGGGGGAAAGCCATTACAGAACTTTAGATGGGGCGGTAGATGGGTTGGTTAGTATAAATCCAGACactgtataaatgaaaacacagtaaAGAGAGCAGAACAAACTCCTAACAGGAGGAGACTCACTCATGGCCTATGAGACAGAGGATCATGAGACTCAATACTGCTTTCCTGCCATCAACTCTTCATGTATCAAGGAAAAACGCTCCAGACATGAATATAATatcatgtatgtgtttttttcattgctgtCTGCATGgactgtgtttctgaatctgctggtgatcatctccatctctcacttcaAGAAGCTTCACACTCCAACCAACCTgctcattctctctctggctgtggCTGATCTGCTTGTTGGACTAATTGTGATACCCATAGAAGCCATCAAACAAAATGAGACATGCTGGTACTTTGGAGAAACATTTTGTGGAGTGTTTATAAACACCCTTGGATTGCTCCTATCAGCATCTCTcggtaatttagttttaattgctgtAGATCGTTATGTGGCTGTGTGTTGTCCTTTACAGTACCGGCAGAAAATAACCACAAGTAGAACATTAATGAGCATTGTTCTCTGCTGGTTTTGTTCCTCAGCTTACAACATGGCCATTGTAATTAATAACGGATATTTTCACACTTTTCACAGAACAAATGTGTGCTATGGAGAGTGCCCTTATTTGATGAGTTTTGCCTGGCGAGCCAGTGACCTGATCTTGTCCTTTGTGTCTCTTTGTATAGTGATGATgttatatttaagaatattctATGTTGCCCAACGGCAGGTGAAAGTTATAAATTTACTGTTAAAGACTGGAAAAAGTATAATgaaggacactttaaaaaagaaatctgagAGCAAGGCTGCTCTAACATTAGGAATAATTGTGACTGTTCACCTGCTTTGCTGGATTCCTTTTTGCATTCTTTCCTTAATAGGAAGCACACTCAACACTGCAATCATGTCAAAATTTGTAATGTGGACCTTGTATGTTAACTCAGGTTTAAATCCCATTGTCTATGCTCTATTTTACCCCTGGTTTAAAAAGGCAATTAAATATATCTTAACACTTCGATTATGTAAGCCAGCATCTTCTCCTatggacatttttaatgattagcATAAATTAATGGCAGTAAAGTAGATGTTACATACAACAAATAAGTTGAGTGCAATTAATGTTTAGACAGCACTGTACGTGTATttttcaaaaagatttaaagtTTCTGTGTAATGTGTTTAGAGTAAAATCTATTTGGAGTTGTAGTACTGTGATGCTGTAGAATCTAAATTTGTGATTGTGTTTCTGATGTTATCTATTTCATCAgtgaaaaaaattcataaagtcATTACTATTAAACTGTGAGGGAATATTTAAATCAGGTGATGTCTGGttatttgttaatctagccactgtgctaaataaaaacattggatAGTTTTGGTTATTTTCTACGAGTTCGCCCTGGTGGCTTTTAAAGCCTGTCTAAAGTTGGACACACTGTTTTTCCACACAATTCTAAAAACTTCCAACTTGTTTTATCAGCAGCTTAAAGAACCTTATTAGAGAATCTAAGTCATTTTGTCTAGTTCATCTGTATTTATGGGTACACAGATCAGTTTGAGGTACAATATCGATGTTTGTAACATCAATTCAATACAATATAATTCAATTATCATATGATTAAAACGATTAGTGGGAGAATGAGTGATGTTTGGTCAGTAAGCGCAAGTTCTAACGCACCATCTGTATAATTGATGTGATAGTTTAGACCTTAGACAATTAGCGCTTTAAATCAATAGGTTTGAAGAGAAAACTGCAAATTCTTGTAAACAGCCCAGGCAATCTATACACAGCAAGAGCAAGATGTTTCTGGGTAACATCGAGAATAACTACATATTGTTAGAACACTGCCTCCATGACCAGTCTGATGGGACTCATACTTATAACAGTAGCTTGGTGGTACAAATGTCTGCCTCTATTCTAGCACTCTTCTTTTATTAAATCTTCCAGCTCATCTGTGAGGGCCTTTCTCATCAATTAAACAGCTTgctgttctttctttctcttcatctATAGTACTTCTGTCTGACTCCTGAACCTGAAAGGAGCAGTTCCTTTGTGATTTCCACCTTAGTTCCACCTCCTACAGATCTCACattgtcaataataataatgtttggaTTCCCTGTCAATATTCTGATTAAAgaacattgttatttttagaattctttGCTTCCTCGTTCCGTTGTTCCAGCACGGCAAGGCAAGCTCCTACGGCACACAGGGTCCAGCCCAAGACTCTGCTCAAAAGTGCTTTCCTCTGCCTCCTGCGTCTCCTCTGGTTCCAACCAGACCAATTCACAAAAactctatttaaatattaatcctgcatgtctgtgtgtaaaTAGTGCAGACACACGGTTTTGTTTCACGAGTCCCGCTCGCTGTGCTTTCAGCCACTGCCACcccattatgcatttataaaacttaattttatgaggaatttactatttattttaagtagaaCTATCACCATGTAAGACACAAACCTAAAGGTTTTCAACTTGCAATGTGTCAAAACAGAAATTACTTTACGTAGTACAAGAACTACTAccagtaaaattattttaaaaacatctttttgaaagaaaatgaacaaaaatattttttagcagaaaaaaaaacaattcatagaacagtaaaaatacattttgttaaactgcaatttttaaaaagcttaataaCTGTCCAATATACCAAGAACGTATAACACTAATCTTTAATTATTTCATCAagtttgtctctttttttgttactgCATGTTTAAGAAATGGGAAAAAATTCCTCAGGGCTCAACACCAAGAAGTCTGTcacttaaatgaaacattatctCTGAAAGGTCATTTGAACATTACAAAAACTATTACATTTCCTCATCAGACAACGTCTATCACTCAGTTGCAAAGTGATTTTTCCCCCCATCACAGTTCTTCAGCCTCTGCACAGTAAAGCAGACCAAAGCTAACTTAAATGTCCACAAAGACACCGTATTTTTACTCTGTGATTTGCACAGTGAAATTCAGAATTCCTCATTTCTAAACATCAGTTTTCCACTTTGAGTTAATATATTCTTAGAAGCTTctttagaaatgtatatattaatcatttgaaatccTCACACCTGTCTTTAGATGCCCTGTCTGAGCATTTCAAAACCATATGTGCTACATTACGGTTACTTTTCACAAAACAGTTAATCTTAAGGCTATTattcacccaaaattaaaaatctgataTCATTTACCCAAGcttctttcatttcaaacctgtatgcatttctttcatggaaaataaaaacattttaaataatcctGAATTTATAAATATGCTTTGTATTCCGCAGTACAagtcataaaatacatttttgcatgaaccATTTGCCTCTTATGTGTGCTTTACAGGGGCTTTAAAAGTTTTCCAACACTATAACATTACTATGAAATCATTTCTCTTGCATGAACAGGTTGAAGTATTCTGATGAAGgttcaaatattttcagagtcaaaatgtattttgctgaTATGCGAAACCACCTATAaaacaatgcataaataattggATTCAAGCATGAATTCATGCATAAAATCCAATACATGATATTAATTACAAGAGAATCGCCCGTGTCTTGCCCAAGCGTAAGAGCAGCTATATAATACGGTATCCAACAAAGAAGATAGACTATGACAACAATCCCTAAGGTTCTTGCTGCCTTTTTTTCTGATTTGGCTTTTTTGTAAGAGAGTGAATTTATGTGCTCGGCTTGCTGTTTTGCTACAAAGCAGATTTTGATATATAAAGAAATGATTAAACAGCACGGCGTCACTAAAGTAACCAAAACATCCGTTATGATATATCCCAAATCAATATAAAGTATGCATTCTCCAACACATGCATGATTTTTCTCTGGATGGACTATAGACtcatacaaaagaaaaaaagaatatatgcAGGAAAACACCCAGTTTACAACAATAGAAAGAACTGCTCTGTTAATATTAACCCTTGCTGGATATCGCAGAGGGTCATTCACGGCAATATAACGATCCACAGATACAATAATCAAATTACCAAGAGATGCCGTGACAACCACATAGAAAATCAGAGGaaaaattgaacaaaatatttCTCCGAAGTACCAGCATGGCTCGATCAATTTGATGCCCTGCACTGGCATAAGAATCAGTCCCACGATCAGATCAGCCACAGCCAGAGAGAAGATCAGCACATTGGTTGGAGTGTGGAGCTGTTTGAAGTGAGCGATGGAGATGATCACCAACAAGTTCAGAAACACAGTAAATACTGATACTGTAGAAATGAatatgtacacaaaaatgtaCTCGGCTCCATGTTTTACATTATTGGTACAAGACATGTTGTTATTTGGAAAGCAGTATTGCAATGTTTCATTGTTCGTGTTTGTCGCTCCCCAGTTAGACATCTTGGTGACAGCTCAATCTTGAGTAGATGTGCTTCATCAGAGAACTATTCCAAATCTGTTCCTGGAGCTCATCACTGATGAGACTCTGTTTTATACTTGCAGAAACAGTGGCAACCACCCATTTAGAATGAGATTTGATTACTCACTTTTCAACCCACctactatttaaatattcatagaCTGGATTAATCTGATTTATACGGTGGTGAATCAGAAAAATTCATCTAATGATATTTTCAATACATAGAATAGATAAGAGCTTCTTTTTACAGTTACGTTAATTGTACTGTACGTTACTAGTAGGTTTGATAAGTTACTATTAGAGCAACTTCCCTGAATCACATTTAAACACCCTTCAAAGACCTAGATAACTTAGCCACGGCTAAAAATGGCTATCgttcttaaatgtttaataacttATAAACCGCTAATCCtatttgaacgctttaaaaagaGGCGTGAAGCAGAGACTCTCCATTTTTGGGAGCTATATCATTTGTCCCTGGATATTCAAAGGTTCTTTAGTGTGCGTTATTACATTGATTCATCAGAAGCATGCAATTAATTCATTTCAACCAATAAACATAGCTTTTGGACTTTTGAACCAATGTTTATAGGTTTTCAATGCAAATTTGAATAAGCGCAAAGTGATAGGTAAAGTACACTACGCATGTaactaaaaacatttgcataagcgtactcaaaaaatgattttgatataaaacaaaccaaaaaaaggcATGAAACAGCAGGGCATATTGGTAAAATCAATAGAATTTAGGTACACACATCACGAAGGGTTGTCCAGGTGAAATCATTCTGACTCAAAGTGCAGCCAGCTGGTTATATTATCCATTTggttatattatgtaaataataattatacagttcataaagatcattttcactttttcatgTTGCACtctgtttatttctctctcatttGTGTGTAGTTTGTGAATCATTTgcaatgtttgtatttttgttgcaaaagACAACTTGTGCAATTGCTTTCACTATTAGCAGCATGGTTTGTGTTTACTGTTCATAAACAGATTGACAATGTATCCTGCACTGTATCCTGCCTATAACAGTATTGCAATGAATGGCTATAATTTGCCAAAAATCTGGGAGTTTCCATTTTTagaacatggcaaaaaaaaaacatgtacctGAAAAGCCATTAAGCAGAGTAAAATTAGTCACATTTTAGTGTGCAGTTTGCTTTCCAATCATACTGTCTTTACACCGAagcaaatatacaaacaaaacagattttgctCATTTAGTGAAAGAGTGATAGAAAGAAGCAGGAATGAGAAAAGGCACAGGACAAGCACATTTCGAGTCAAAGAAGGATGCACAGGACTTCTTTGGTGTTAAAAAGAAGgttaaaaaccacaaaaaaaaaaactactcaaTGCAGTAACTGAACACTGTCTGACACAAGTGTGTTGCAGAACGCTGAATACTTGACTGAATTAACTCACCAAATCCATTAAAGCAGCTTTTGAATGAACATACTGTATGACTTACTGGATTAACTACTGAATTTGTTCCATGTCAGTCCATCAGTACTCTGTCATAGAGTCTTGCTTGCTATGCCACCagtaaagctaaatataaatgtttcttgctTTGATGTTCAAAAACAACGACTTCACTTTCTTCTTGCTTTGAGCTTCACATGCATTTGACTGCCTCTGAAAAATAACACAGTATTGCGTCccataaaacaaaatctaacTATGTTGCCCATTAAAGTTTGGTACAGCAATCGAAACCATGATCTCCTTAAAGCCGATCTCTGTGCATGACAGAGGGATTTTTGGTTTAACCCTTATACTTTTTCAACACTAATTACCAGCTGGTAATACCACCGCACCGGCCCTCATACAAGCACATTTAGCCCAGCACACAGCAGTTTTGGATGTTTAGtaagtttacaaaatataaatcaatcaaGCCGTCCAATCAGGTTGTGACTGTAGCCTTGCGTGTCCCTGTAGCTCCTTTGTTTTCTATatctttgtaaaaatgttagCGCGAATGCTAAGCAAACTATGACTAAGTGTATCATTTTCTTATTTGGTCTGGACCACAACAaccaaaactacaaaaaaaaaaaaaaaaactctcaacTGAGAACTAATAAAACGTAGGACCACCTAACAAACTGACAAACATTGGTActattcaaacaaataaaaagaaaactttgcATTTTACTTCTTGTATCTGACATTAACTCATGCGTCTTTTTTCTGCCAAGTATTCCAAAGTcatttaaactatattaaattGCACGAGACAATGGTGAGCAACCCATTCACAATGAGAAGGGATCTTGGTTGCATCAGCTCAAATCGGTTTACATAACACCTCTGATAGTTAGGCTTAAACGGCGAGTTTAATGAGACTACAGTCTCTCAAGAGGGTAACACGTTTTAGCAAAAACCAGGGCATGGTAAAACTGCTGATTGGTCACAAAagaattcacaaaaatattgcatCATAAGGCAAACACATAGGACACTAGAGACAAGTCTAAAGTgtcgctctctcttttttttcatagacACTTTAACATTGAAGGAGCAGACGTCATTATGGATGGTAAACATTTGTGATAAGTGCTAAAAGCCTCCCTAGAGCATTACATGTTTTTGTCAGATAAATAACACAGTCCAAAAAAAGGTAAAGGTGTTGATTGGTCACAGGAGAATTATGTCATTAGTAAAGTGCAGAGAACACTGAAAGCCAGCTTGACCTTTGACTCTCTCTTTAACACATACTGTACCTTCATGGTAAAGTTTGACAGCATTACTCAAATCAGATAGAGATGATGAAGTGGCACCCATCAAGGGGTGGGATATAATGTGCAGCAAGTGAACGGTCAGCGAAATTCAGATACTAGAAGCAGGAAATTTCCAGATTTTCAGTTGCACTTACTTCATTTGTTGGCTTGCACAGTGGTGGGTCATTCAATTATGGGGTATTCTTCAAGCTTTGGTCTCATGAGGATCTCATGAAGGTTGCTGAAGTcacaaaagaggaaaaacattgCATATATATTAGACACTCAAGCAcgatttaattaaacaaaaataagagaATCTTTCAAAAAAGAGAATTTATCATTTGCAACACGTTTTCAGGAGTACAGCCTCATTTGTGAGACACATAATTTGAatttatgtgtaaataaaacGTACACATTCTTACGCACACGAAACATTTTGTCTATTAATATTGCTACAAGACTATTAAGGTGATAAATGTATCCATCCATGCCTGCATGGAGCATGTGACAAGGTTCCTTCAGTAACACAAAACAACAAGGGTTCAGTAGCTGGGTGACATTCTTAAATGTgtgcaaacaaataaactgaTTAGTTTTCACTGTATACCCAGTATGTCCAGTTGAACGTTTTAAAATTAGCGACATTAATAATACCTTTGaccaaacataaataaacaaacaaacaaatcaatcaatcaagtACCTAACCTTCAGGTGTACACCGCACGCGAGTTCATTGGACAAAGTAGGTCGGTCGGTCGGTCAAATGTCCAGAGTTCGCTAATTAACATTAGTATGCGTTTATGATTATACATACACATGagttttaagtgttttgaaGAACTttctaataaactaaataaaccaAACGCTGAAGCGATGCTCTCCTCGCGCGTGACAGTAAACCTCTCGCGAGAGCTCCCCCTAAAGGCAGGATGCATGGCCTGGTGCACTAATTGATATAGTCAACTTCAAAAATGTACATAGAAAGAAACGAGAATCACTgcttttgacaaaataataataattaattcattaatgaaGTTTAAACAGCACTCATATCACTGGCTTATAAAATGTCGTGCAATATATGGCAGGCCACCTTTCACTGGGTCACATAACCAGTAAAATATGTAAGGGTGGAAGAAATAAATCACGAGTGACAGTAACAGATTTTATAGAGTTAAAAATCACCCCACAAAAGACTACTCAGATAAACATGCAAAGTAGGCCTACCTGCACAACAGATTGTGGCATTTGTTTACAATGAAAGACTGCACTTCAGAAACATATTTCAGTccaattagattagattagattcagcATCTATGTAAAGTGCTGGATCAACAAATCCAATCCATGCAGCCCGGCCCGCAAA
Proteins encoded:
- the LOC122352472 gene encoding trace amine-associated receptor 13c-like, producing the protein MAYETEDHETQYCFPAINSSCIKEKRSSYYYYFMYTFFSLLSGGTVFLNLLVIISISHFKKLHTPTNLIILSLAVADMLVGLIVMPIEAIKLIETCWYFEDTFCRLFMLILGLLLSASLSNLVLIAVDRYVAVCHPLKYPQKITMTRMLIFVCLCWFVSSAYNIAIVISIPHRTDLCYGECIIMLTFEWRVTDLIFSFLFPCTLIITLHLRIFYVAQKQVKVINSLMKSGKSVTEGSVKRKSESKAAVTLGIIVAIHLLCWIPYYILTLTENAAIPPTIFYCLIWIFYVNSCLNPLIYALFYPWFRKSVKHILTFRIFQTASSRVNIFTHQQF
- the LOC122353239 gene encoding trace amine-associated receptor 13c-like, which encodes MSNWGATNTNNETLQYCFPNNNMSCTNNVKHGAEYIFVYIFISTVSVFTVFLNLLVIISIAHFKQLHTPTNVLIFSLAVADLIVGLILMPVQGIKLIEPCWYFGEIFCSIFPLIFYVVVTASLGNLIIVSVDRYIAVNDPLRYPARVNINRAVLSIVVNWVFSCIYSFFLLYESIVHPEKNHACVGECILYIDLGYIITDVLVTLVTPCCLIISLYIKICFVAKQQAEHINSLSYKKAKSEKKAARTLGIVVIVYLLCWIPYYIAALTLGQDTGDSLVINIMYWILCMNSCLNPIIYALFYRWFRISAKYILTLKIFEPSSEYFNLFMQEK